The region tcgacaatcgaaagagctacgctatagctcagtccatacagacccaaaaattatttttggacaaggTACCATAAcactaagtttcggccacttctcaaaatagggtttcccgaactttttattcgatctaaatcaattcctaggtattcttaggcgatatctaggccagggaaactctcagaaaaattttagaattcgaaATGCgactaggggtattttggtcaagatttttagcttagaaactcaaagtcggaatttcgaaaaataaattggataaGGTCGATACCcatgacgtttatgacaactaatcctactgacgctaagctcagtcgagagtttttgattcaatttgagcagaattgaagttctgcggcgattcgacgagattcggcgaaatgtaatccgctaaacatgctcttgggcatgcagggaataagtttagacagagaaatcaagttatttggacacttttacaaaaagctcaaaactttgagcacagaaagacatagagaaaagcgacagaatttacgatcagaggtaagaataacatcagtacctcgaggcctagcAACTGACTGTgcgacgatcgggcaagaaacggcaaaATTCTCTTCTCCCCCTTCCtccttgaagctcgcggcctctaatggtgttggtggtgagattttgatttttttctctttttataggaaacgcgggaaaatggatatttcgcgattccgatttttcctgcacattcctctgtgaattataagagagaattcggcgacagaattccagaactcgaaacaggtttcttggagtTTTAAGTAAACGATTCACTAACAGtattaatcgatttaacccgaaaaaatACTTTTTGCAATCGatatcggatgagaaaacttccttctgaagaaagattggaaacatcgaaagaaatgggtgtacgcgtgtggaatcttcgtttgaagctccgaatagaaaaagtcttcatcaacaatttactttaaggttcttgagctatcagggattcagtttcggcaaacctccgagaatcgaaatcgatcattcgtacattctagggtttcgtgtcgaaacacttgtcgtggaaaggaataagagaaattcttatattcctctagtTATTTTTGAATTCGTTTCtgcagtgctttaagagcaaattagccctttactaacgttttcgccctaaggcggaagtgaatgaaactcgtgctataacctatagcgactatagaactattcttaaccatttcctgaactttcttcttcataacgctaatccaaacattaaacacaagtcaagttccctCACACTTACACAAAATcttatgcgtgagttggaaattaattatttatttaattataaaatcttgggtcttacaagatcggagagaagaggaagagatcgAGAGAAATTTGGAGACGACGGTGAGATATCTAAGATGGTGTCTTCTTCTCCTCATCCTCCTCTTCTGGGTTTTGGGGATTTTGCTTCTCTGCTCTGGTTCTCTAAAAAAGCTTCAAACTTTGGTCAGGCAATGGATGTATCCAAGAGGGAGGCACAGTGGTGTAGGTGAAAGGTTGTTCATTGGTATGaattttgtggttttttttCTAGGGTTTTTCTGAATTTGGGGTTTCTGGGTTGAGATTATTGGGTTGGGGCTAGGGATTTTTGAGTCGTTGTTTCTGGATTTGGGGTTTGAGAGTGGTGGTGCGGTGTTGTTGGGGTCGTGGTTAAATGGGGGTTGCAGTGGGGTGGGGTTGTTGGGACATGGTTTCTGGGTTGGATGGTTGTTTCTGGTTTCTGGATTGTTTATGGGTTGGATGGTGGTGTTTCCTGAGTTTGTTATTTTCACTAAATGCTTGGAATTTATGTATTAAGACTAGATTTATATTAAGGTGGTGATGGTGTCACCGTGTATGTTTTGGTTGCATTTGTGAAGGTGTCATGTCTGGGTTCATGAAAATCATATATTGAAGAAGCAATATATTGAACGTGGGACAGGAAGTGATATATTGAAGAATGAACATTATTTTCTGGGCATGGATGAacattattttctaattttttggtTTGAGGAAGTTTGAATTTGTGGGTTATATTTTTGGTTGGTGCTTGTTTGTTGGGGTTTTGAAATTGAAGTtttatgatgaagatgatgaaagcttggatggagaagaaggaggtTAAGAGGAATGAAGATGAtaaaatgatgaagattcagggttttacttatttaatgttaattaatatgttttgtattttaaaaagaaaaaataaattaattatgataaggaaaatttataatttaaatgaaaaataaaaacaaatccaCATgtattcattaattgatgtggcaTTGCCATGTCAGCTCACCATGACACCTGGGCACGGCAGTCGGAGCTCGATCGGCGGCAAGGATggtttccaaacaaaaaagGTAGTCTGAGAGCGTCTCTAGGAAGATTTTCtggcgagggacgaaaatcaAATCTCGCTTAAAGTTCAAGAACGGTTTTCAGGTTTAACCCTTATTTTTATATAATCACATTTTTTTTCCTACTACATTACATAAAATGGACTAGCCCGTCAACCTGTAAGTCCGCTAAAatttgggttgggttgagactTTCAATTCATATACAAAAGGTGGGCCAACGCAACTAGCCATATTGCCACCATTGTCTTATCCTTTCATGTGTAAAGCTTATTTTAAGGAGATTGAGTTAAAACAAACAAGATAAGATAAAGATTTTACTtgacaaagaaaaaaataaagtttttatAATTCATTTTTACCATCATCCCAAATTAAAAttatcaatatttatatttttataatttgtaatatataataattaacaaaaaatattgattttaattatattttaatttcatcaaaaaaaattatatattaatttattatttctaaATTGCTAGTTGCTACCGCAAGtttaaattattttgttttaatcatataaatttcattaaaaaagttACTAATTTATAAATGGTGTCCCCGAGGGTTATCTCTAGTGGTAAGAATTaggagacataagggttgggagAGGAAAGTCCAAGGTTCGAATCCCGGAAGGGAAATTTGAAGGgaatttctaacttactaacaattaacaactaacatttgcctataaaaaaaactaatttataaATGGTGAAAATTTTGCTCATATAAATAGACAAATTCTTCCTTATCACTTGTTActattcaaataaaattattttataataataatatataataatatactgATTATTTACTAACTAAAAATTAGACTATTTACTCATAagtattgatttattaatagtaaATATAGAAAACAAAATTCTCTTTTTACCGACTATTACTTACTCACTTCATTCCATAACGATTATTCTTTTAGCATCCCttcctttttttcttaaaaaatatttatttttttgcaaaaccaatcttttttccatttttttctctctcatacccTCAATTTATGAATTATATCTCACAaatcatattttatatatattaatcaATCACAACTTTTCTCTATCAATTAAATTATTCTCTATCCATGGtagtcattttatttttcttgttactAGAATAAATAAGACTCTTTTAGTCAAATAATATCAATAATTGGTACCAATCTGTTTAGAACAAAAATGTACTTATGAAGACTATTCTCTACTTAaacttttttataatttaaatatagacttattttaaaaataaataatttaataatatttaaattttgattaatttttcaatatttatCACTTGCTACTTCTAAGTTACttctataattttaatttaaatagtctaattaattagaaataatttaataatagtTAATTTTAAAACGTAGACTCATTTATAAGTCATCGAGTGAAGAGCTATGAGATGTAGATGTTGGTAGGGGAAGTCCAGAGATTAATCCCTtaagggtgtaatttatcttttcaatgtaaaaaaaagactcatttataaaaaataaattttaatagatgaatttcctttttaaaaatttaatttaaaaataaaaaatattatgtacTTTCTAttcaaattgaaattgaaataggATTCATTTCTCATTGATAATTTCATTATGTATCATTATTCAGTCAGTCTTAAACACAATATTGTTCTTATCATATTTTGTCCTTATCCAACCCTTataggggagttgggtttggggcccccctatggggctccgcgccccacctcatttttttttaacccaAAAATGCCCTACGGAAATAAAACTTCCGTATTCActaaaatagaatacggaagttaaacttccgtattctatctCTGACAGATatcaccttttccaccattactcctccctccaccaacccctccaccattactcctctgTCACCAACCTCTCACCAGCCCCCTTAaccccctcaatgcctccagaccaccctctctctcaccctctcctacctcactttcattcttcctaccaccaccaccaccctctctctcaccctctcctacctcaccaTTGGATGcatttgaggtaagtgttgttTGTTCTTTGTTGTTATGTTGAAGTAGTGGAAgtggttagattaagtagtttaagtggttagattaagtagtttaagtagttagattaagtagtttgaGTAGTTAGAAGGATGAGTTTTTGAATTCTGAGCGTGATAAAATACGGAATACACATTTCCATATTTAATACGGACATGTATAATCCGTATTAAATACGGATTTTCcaattccgtattcaatacggattTTGCAATTCCGTATTCACTACGGATGTTGCACTTCCGTATTCACTACGGATTCTAAAGTTCCATATTTAATGTACAGGGATGacagattcatttttctttcgtgagtcacaattgattgaagctggatttcacaatggtcaacctgaagaggccactacagaggtgccaccaccagcatttgtgcccccgtgtataagtatagatgtctcgcatttatttgcaactgatcaggtattctttgaacagatttttgcactgttttgagagtgtaatatatcaattcttattatgtcttgatcacccttgtaatcaattcttattattataacagattttccctacccgtgatgatcttatcaattgggttcatggaattgcgattgaaaatggatatgttacgttgatcacaaagtcagattatggtgggaatggaagcagaaaagcttatgtcatgttggggtgcgagaagcatggtaaatatgttccctacagagaccctgaccttgttgaagggacgagatcacaaaagacaggttgtccttttagactaaaaggacgacctaggaaaaatggcatagatagagattggcggctaaaggtgatggaaggtatacacaaccatgaaccagctaggtcactacttgggcacaattttgttggtcgtctaaaacccggagagaaggagcaagtgggaaaaatgacaaggagttgggttccaccgagaaagatgttgttgactttgaaggaaaacaatccttcaaacttgactaccatatctcagatttatggtgtttgcaagaggttaagaaaatccctccgcgggggattgacagaaatgcaacacttgttgaagaagttggacggtgacaagtatgtccactttgaaagacatgagcctggatcggaagtcattagagatgtattttgggctcatccaaatgctatcaaactgttcaacacattcccgtatgtagtgattatggattgcacatacaagacaaacaaatatgcaattcccttgcttgagattgttggactgacttccacatataagacatactccatagcaTTTTGCTccattgttaatgagggcacagatgactacgtttgggcGCCTTTTTGACAGAAGCCTTCAAAACTATCCACTTCTCTATCAACTCTTGTATTTCTTCCTAATCACCTTCCTACACCAACAATTGAGATTAGAATCATATATAAAACATCTTCTAAATCAAAACTCTCATTTctataaattctaatcaaaatgGGGTCAATTTACTAGAGATTTTTCATTGATACAAAAGATAAGTGCCCTTAGCTAAGCAGAAAAAATggtaaatttggcacttatcaaaCAGCATCAGGGTTAATTAACATAGACAACCACTCtgtcatcagagtcctgtcatttccaaccactctgtcatcagagtcctgtcatttccaaccaccccatcatcagagtcctgtcatttccaaccaccccatcatcagagtcttgtcattttcatccactaaatgacgaacttgaaacctgacattactctctaccaccaaccaaccccaaccacacttgtattatccaccaaacaccataaatcttttaaccattctgctataaatctctctgggttctttattcttcttcatccttttcttcagGTCTTGCTttcgaagataaaaaaaatacaatggaACAAGACTGGGATGCATTAGTCCGCTGTTGCAAACGTCAAGGTAGCACTTCtagcagctctcgtcctctcattcctgggccagctggcgccgtccaggctgccatgtatgcCCGTACATCCAACCCTAACACACTACTCATTCCGACCCAAGAATTTGTGAGGCGTGCGCTCGAAGACAgatcaaccgaaaccgatcctgatttcaattcaaatgcttggcttacagccctgcaattggtggaatctgccactccgctgggcacaatcacaacgaatgttgagagagtagagagtgttgttgctgttattaaATCATGCACTCCCAATGGTTTCGGAGATGCCAAAGTTACCCTAAAGGTATTTCCTCGCTTTTGTCCAGCTTCTTTAACCGTAAATTTTTTGCCTCATTTTCTCTCACGATTGCATTGATTTAGGACCCTACGGGCACCGTTGACGCTAGCGTCCATCGCAAGGCCTTCACTGACGGCGAATTTAGGAATgccataactgttggatctgttcttgttctccaaaaggtctatCATCTATTACCTAAACATGAATCTTGCTTCCTTTGAACAAGTACGCattaatcttttaaatttgcaatttacttgcaggttgctgtgtttgcaccgagtaaatctgttcgttatctgaatataacgttgcccaacatagtcaaagtatttccacaggatagcggaccccacgacttcatcgatatcactgaggattaattttgttttcgtgttgcttctgaataattTCGTGTACCCTTTAAACTGCTTGCCATGGAttatttatgttacttatcCTGCCTTTGATTATTTACGGTGTAGTTATACGAGTTTTTTTCAATATAAGAGTCGGCATATAATGAGTGGAAATAGAAAGCACGACTAATATAAAGAGAGTCATAATACAAAGagtcacatgtcataatataaaaatacacaaaaaatatacaaatatacagtcaatcactcgccccgacccctaccggcccccctacgacctctaggtccacgggctctgcctccacggcctctgcctccacgcgcaccctctgcaggagcaccctctccacgggctctgcctccacgacctctgcctccacgcgctctgtctccacgacctctgcctcccgcagctctagctcctcggacagcagcaaaggctaccccctgggtaccaatgaaggcattggatctaataagatccagcgccctctcagtgagggatcgggAATGCGTGCCCACTGCAGGAGCATCTGGCACCTcgagtgactgctccaacaagtccacggcccgacgcataacagtctgcaaaaataatgtacatacattagatacaaataaaatatcatgaacaaaaaatcacaattgaatggaaaataaaattcaaacttaccaccgcactgaactcctccctcctatcatcagggatgatgaaccgatgaGACACAGCGctgtaccacctcatgtaatcctccacagcctctcccggatatgtagcaaggatcccctgagggcggaggtgcggctcAAACTCAGCATAGGCAGCAACTGcagtctcagcaagggacccagtcgtctggatctcagaggggtgttgagggacatcctgtatgtagccaaactggcgcaaaaccctctctggtagatgcCGTCGAACAACACGACCAAATGGCGaccggatgtagccagaatacatggccctcggatcccgtggtcgatcagcccgatggtcctcaaatggggtccatataatgtcatccaccgtcagctcatcgagcatgactcgcctctcatcaAGGCCTGCATGCGGGACCCGGGACGTAACCCACCgtcgcgccctaggctggtcctgcgagtactccggatccgccctccggataatgacgcagtcagaaaggtactcgtagacccatcctagcaggagcgagctgaaacctcccatctgggccgtccccctcctggacgctcgactaagctggtcgtataacgtagcgagcgcaatcgcGCCCCAAGCGTACTCGCACACTCGGCCAAGATCCTCCAACATCCCTATCCAGTAGACGGTCGTATGGTAGCctccgctcttgctagcaaagagcgtcgcacctagctggttcaccagccaaatccgcGCAGCGTCCTCATctcggtgctctacaatgaaatgaattaagttaatagtttatagcaatacaataataatagatacaatttaatcaagtaataattaagacatacccgccaacgcagcctcatacagggtctgcaagaccccaaagcgaatagtctggcacctattcgtatcaaactcagcctcataaataccaacagatcctcccatcaactgagcacagagcgctgcacactcgtccctctcccccctcccaggcgtatagaacctcgaccccatggggagatggagaagagccgacacgtcgtccagggtgatagtcatctccccgaacggcatgtggaacctactagtctcctcatgccatcgctccacaagggccaaaataaggcctgcatctgtcaccgggtagctgcaatagggtagctgatgaagacccgtctgctcaatcaactctcgaacccgcctgtgactgtccgaatcaccatcacaagcaaggttccaaaccttccccccagctgtggccaccttcaactgtcgacggtccacataccgctcgcctgtgcgtaggagtgcatgccacgcccagggagccttgtgatcagcataatgggtgaggagcgacagctcaacaggcccccccggaaacggcggcaacctctggatcaggtcaTCCTCGCCACCCTGTGGCCCATGCTCTGGCGGCaggacatcagcatcaacatcaggcggaggaatactatcctcgtcagatgactcctcgccggatgaggcctcgccggatgactcctcgtcggaagactcctcgcctgaggactcccCGCCTGATGACTCCTGGCGAGGTAACTCAaccgtgggagacggcggagaatCAACTGTAGGTATCTCAACCGTGGGAGACAGCGGATAATCAACCAGAGGCAACTCAatcatgggagacggcggagaaacaactggaggagctgaagcctccaccgcctgagaggttgcagcatgatcgccgcgccggctagaagcatgtaaccgccggtgtctatcctcagtagccccgacatcctcactagaagcatgagacctctttctgttcttcattctcactatatattcagagcaaacattcactatatataccatttcagccatagacagaaacatgatgcaagcaaatggaaaattcctagaattttttaagtacatagatgataatcggatcttctgtggattatgcatgcttggatcaacttttattttcctaataatcaattatggcatctagaaactactcacaaatgctttggaaaccttctataattgattctgaacccagaatcaattataagggttgggtttggttctgagatgaatacggaaaaaggttttccgtattgaatacggaaaaccaGGTTCCATACTAAATACGGAAGACCgttttccatattcaatacggaaaccgATGATCCGTATTTACCCAGAAACGCCATTAACGACAATGATGAATcgaccctaaacccaaaccacatTCAAGACATTTCAGCCAACAAAACCTCTACACAAGCAtcaatcgactaccctagggttgAATGATtcacataatttcaagttaaatggggaaaatccaaaaatacttacctctaggtttcaaTTCTGAGAATGGGGAGAATGAGGTTGATGAAgagctttgatggagatgatggaacctttcaagtacacggttcaagcaaggggagcgacggagatcgaaggttgaagaggggagaagagcaAGGGGAAAAATACGGAAATGGgtttgaaatgggtttgaataaacccttgccggtttacatactaatataatacggatatgagacttccgtattcaatacgaaaATGtgtcttccgtattctattaaagggaggctttccagtaatttccctactttaagtggggcggggagccccataggggggtcccaaacccaactccccccttatagctaaCATAcgttatcatatcatatcatatcttgTATTTATCCAAACACACCCTTATAATTCCCCCATGAACAAGGAAAGCAAAGAACCACTCCAGATTTTTTGTTAGCAACAACGTGAACGTGTCAATGTCACATCCCAACAATATATATAGTGACGGAGCCAAAACCGACACCAGTAGGTaaacttcatcttcttgctTACATTCATTGAATGTTCAGCTTCTTCTGTGAAAATTCTTCACTCATCATATATAATGCTCAATGCTCACTACAGTGTTGATGTTCATTTCAGATCCACTGTTCGGAGCTAAGTTAAATATTTTTccgaattaaataaaaaataatatactaTATAAATAAAcgaggaaaaaaaaaggaaagttgGGAGAGTAGCAGCACTGTCATACACTTCTCGTGCACTATCTGGATATTTTTTCTCCTACACCAACTGGTAAGTAATCTTTATGCTTACCCTTTTTTCAGGAAATGTTGATTTCATGAAAaagtttgatttatttatttatttaatttctgtgttttataattttttcagcTCAAGAGAATGTTTGTGTGGTTGATTTGAATCAGTGAGATTGTTACCTTGGTGGGTGGGTCTAGTTGTGGATGGAATTTTCAGTTGCATGTTCTTCAGTTTGGATCCAGTGGGAAGAAGTATATAGATTATATAGTAGgacaaagttttgagctttctAGCTTGTTTCTGATTCTGATACCTGCTGCTGAGTTGTGGCATTGTAATCTAATAGATTTCACCTTCAGTTTTGACTTGGTTGTTGTGGACATGGAGAcccttgttgttgttgagcAGCATAGGAACCAATGCTATAGCAGATCCAAGCCACAGGGCCATGCTCAATTTGGCTCTTCACCTTCCAGGGACTTTATAGGATTCAATTGCAGGAATTTTCAGAAATCTCATGGTTCCCCTAAAACACCACCCCATGTAAATGATAACAAAATTTATGGGAAGAAAACTACTACTAAGAGCAGCCCAATTCCTATCAATGACAAAGCTTGTAGAAAGGATACAACTTTGAGTTTTTCTGAAGATGTGACTGGTGGAAATGGGAGCTTTTTGCTCTCTGAGTTATGGGCTGGACCTACCTACTCAAATTCACCCCCTCCAAGTTCATTGCCA is a window of Lotus japonicus ecotype B-129 chromosome 5, LjGifu_v1.2 DNA encoding:
- the LOC130719597 gene encoding uncharacterized protein LOC130719597, with the protein product MRWYSAVSHRFIIPDDRREEFSAVTVMRRAVDLLEQSLEVPDAPAVGTHSRSLTERALDLIRSNAFIGTQGVAFAAVRGARAAGGRGRGDRARGGRGRGGRARGEGAPAEGARGGRGRGGRARGPRGRRGAGRGRGE
- the LOC130720780 gene encoding uncharacterized protein LOC130720780 yields the protein METLVVVEQHRNQCYSRSKPQGHAQFGSSPSRDFIGFNCRNFQKSHGSPKTPPHVNDNKIYGKKTTTKSSPIPINDKACRKDTTLSFSEDVTGGNGSFLLSELWAGPTYSNSPPPSSLPIPKFSVQPKRTVSLNLPGSSPEVEVSPVAKSAPPSPGREHVPSTRGFFVNADSATETLCRILNLNIIDE